The Synechocystis sp. PCC 7509 genome includes a window with the following:
- the tyrS gene encoding tyrosine--tRNA ligase — MQNLETTNIKAISQLATKSNNWLRRGTSEIFPDRTDSNNPQENLEKLLKTTGTLRIKLGIDPTGADIHLGHSIPVRKLRAFQDAGHTAVLIIGDFTARIGDPTGKSEVRRQLTEEIVAQNAQNYLDQVRPILDFDTPGRLEVRYNSEWLAKLDLAEILGLLSTMTVGQMLAKEGFSDRFTQENPIYLHEFLYPLMQGYDSVAIDADVELGGTDQKFNIAVGRDLQKHFGKTPQFGLLTPILLGTDGVQKMSKSLHNYVGLSEDPLTMYSKLEKTPDSLLEQYFELLTDLSLDQLPANPRDRQKLLALDIVTQYHGKEAAQQAQSAALSITSGSTTRSDSVPEFSLSSIQFPTKLANILSGSSLCKSNGDARRQIQGGAIRLDGEKIEQADLAFDEPNLLYDKVLQFGKTKFIRLVP; from the coding sequence ATGCAAAACCTAGAAACAACCAATATCAAAGCCATTTCCCAACTTGCAACCAAAAGTAATAATTGGCTGCGTCGGGGGACGAGTGAGATTTTCCCCGATCGCACCGATAGTAATAATCCCCAAGAGAACCTCGAAAAGCTGCTTAAAACTACTGGTACTTTGCGGATAAAATTGGGCATCGATCCAACGGGGGCAGATATTCACCTTGGTCATAGTATACCAGTGCGGAAACTAAGAGCTTTTCAAGATGCGGGACATACAGCAGTTTTGATTATTGGCGATTTTACTGCCAGAATTGGCGATCCGACGGGCAAATCTGAGGTACGCCGTCAGCTAACCGAGGAAATAGTAGCCCAAAATGCCCAAAATTATCTGGACCAAGTTCGACCAATTTTAGATTTTGATACGCCCGGAAGGTTGGAAGTACGTTACAACTCTGAGTGGTTGGCAAAACTAGATTTGGCAGAAATTTTAGGATTGTTGTCAACGATGACAGTAGGACAGATGTTGGCAAAAGAAGGATTTAGCGATCGCTTTACACAAGAAAACCCGATTTATCTGCACGAATTTCTTTACCCGTTGATGCAAGGCTACGATTCAGTGGCAATTGATGCGGATGTAGAATTAGGCGGGACAGACCAAAAATTCAACATTGCTGTAGGGCGAGACTTACAAAAACATTTTGGTAAAACTCCCCAATTTGGGTTATTAACACCAATTTTGTTAGGGACAGATGGCGTACAGAAAATGTCTAAGTCGCTGCACAATTATGTAGGCTTATCGGAAGATCCGTTAACTATGTACTCAAAGCTTGAAAAAACTCCTGATAGCTTGCTAGAGCAGTATTTTGAGCTATTAACAGATTTATCTTTAGACCAATTGCCAGCAAATCCGCGCGATCGCCAGAAACTCCTAGCTCTTGATATTGTTACTCAATATCACGGTAAAGAAGCCGCCCAGCAAGCTCAAAGCGCAGCTTTATCAATAACCAGTGGTAGTACGACGCGATCGGATTCTGTACCAGAGTTTTCCCTTTCCTCAATCCAGTTTCCCACCAAGTTAGCAAATATTTTAAGTGGGAGCAGCTTGTGTAAAAGTAATGGAGACGCTAGAAGGCAAATTCAGGGGGGCGCTATCCGCTTAGATGGAGAAAAAATCGAGCAAGCTGATTTAGCATTTGATGAACCCAATCTTTTGTATGACAAGGTTTTACAGTTTGGCAAAACCAAATTTATCCGCTTAGTACCGTAA
- a CDS encoding Uma2 family endonuclease — MSVAKDFEIIESTAEDVIFPPGELDSDEPPLETELHLRQIILLLQCLELCWQDRNDFYAVGNLTIYYSQRQRKSEDFRGPDFFVVLGTERKPRKSWVVWHENGLYPNIIIELLSDSTAKVDRGLKKQIYQDTFHTPEYFWFDPESLEFAGFRLIDSTYQPIEPNDQGWMWSQQLELYLGIHEQKLRFFTVVGLLVATPMEVAQQQTQRVEILAAKLRELGIDTDNI, encoded by the coding sequence ATGTCTGTTGCCAAAGACTTTGAAATTATTGAAAGTACCGCCGAAGATGTTATCTTTCCTCCAGGAGAATTAGATAGCGACGAGCCACCATTGGAAACCGAATTGCATTTGCGGCAAATTATCCTACTGTTACAGTGCCTTGAATTGTGTTGGCAAGACCGAAACGATTTTTATGCTGTAGGTAATTTAACTATTTACTACAGCCAACGGCAGCGCAAAAGTGAGGATTTTCGGGGCCCAGACTTTTTTGTCGTTTTAGGCACAGAGCGCAAACCTCGTAAAAGTTGGGTAGTTTGGCATGAAAACGGCTTGTATCCTAATATAATTATCGAATTATTGTCTGACTCAACAGCTAAAGTAGATCGAGGCTTAAAAAAGCAGATTTATCAAGATACTTTCCATACTCCAGAATACTTTTGGTTCGATCCAGAGAGTTTAGAATTTGCCGGATTTCGTTTAATAGACAGCACGTATCAGCCTATAGAACCAAACGATCAAGGCTGGATGTGGAGTCAGCAGTTAGAACTGTATTTAGGTATTCACGAGCAAAAATTACGCTTTTTTACAGTAGTTGGGTTGTTAGTTGCGACACCGATGGAAGTTGCTCAACAACAAACTCAAAGAGTAGAAATCTTAGCCGCCAAATTGCGCGAATTAGGTATAGATACAGATAATATTTGA
- the mnmE gene encoding tRNA uridine-5-carboxymethylaminomethyl(34) synthesis GTPase MnmE: protein MATNETIAAIATAVVPTQGSVGIVRLSGVTAYKIAQQIFQSPGTQVWESHRIVYGYIRHPKTQQLIDEALLLIMLSPRSYTREDVIEFHCHGGIMAVQQVLQLCLEAGARLAQPGEFTLRAFLNGRLDLTQAESINDLVGAKSPQAAQAALMGLEGFLRSPIIQLRATCLDILAEIEARIDFEEDLPPLNIEDITAKISQLLVKVGEILETANRGELLRSGLKIAIVGRPNVGKSSLLNAWSKCDRAIVTDLPGTTRDVVESQLVVGGIPVQVLDTAGIRETSDKVEKIGVERSLTSAQGADLVLLTIDAFAGWTEEDADIYTSVQHRPVILVINKIDLVETKPQLPDNITLTVETAAAQNKGIERLEQAILTTVQTGSVKSADMDLAINQRQAAALTRAKISLQQVIEAVTDTLPLDFWTIDLRGAIQALGEITGEEVTESVLDRIFSRFCIGK, encoded by the coding sequence CTGGCAACTAATGAAACTATAGCTGCGATCGCCACGGCGGTTGTTCCGACTCAAGGTAGTGTGGGAATTGTCCGCTTATCGGGAGTTACGGCGTACAAAATTGCTCAACAGATTTTTCAATCTCCCGGTACGCAAGTATGGGAATCCCACCGTATTGTTTACGGCTATATTCGCCATCCCAAGACGCAGCAATTAATTGATGAGGCATTGCTACTAATTATGCTCTCTCCCCGCTCCTACACCCGCGAGGATGTAATAGAGTTTCACTGTCACGGGGGAATTATGGCAGTACAGCAAGTTTTGCAACTATGTTTAGAAGCTGGTGCTAGGTTGGCGCAACCAGGAGAATTTACTTTAAGAGCGTTTTTAAACGGAAGGCTGGATTTAACTCAAGCTGAAAGCATTAACGATTTAGTAGGGGCAAAATCTCCCCAAGCAGCACAGGCGGCTTTAATGGGATTAGAAGGGTTCTTGCGATCGCCTATTATTCAATTACGCGCTACTTGCTTAGATATATTAGCTGAGATTGAAGCGCGGATTGATTTTGAGGAAGATTTGCCACCCCTTAATATTGAAGATATTACAGCCAAAATTAGCCAATTATTAGTAAAAGTAGGTGAAATTCTAGAAACAGCTAACCGAGGCGAACTCTTACGCAGTGGATTGAAAATAGCTATAGTTGGTAGACCAAACGTAGGTAAATCTAGCTTACTAAATGCGTGGAGTAAATGCGATCGGGCGATCGTTACAGATTTACCCGGTACAACCCGCGATGTAGTAGAGTCTCAGCTAGTTGTTGGCGGTATTCCGGTGCAAGTATTAGACACGGCGGGAATCCGAGAGACAAGCGATAAAGTTGAAAAAATTGGTGTAGAAAGAAGTCTTACCAGCGCTCAAGGTGCAGACTTGGTATTGCTGACAATAGATGCTTTTGCAGGGTGGACAGAGGAAGACGCAGACATCTACACCTCAGTACAACATCGTCCGGTAATTTTAGTAATTAATAAAATTGATTTAGTAGAAACCAAACCTCAACTACCCGACAATATTACGCTGACGGTAGAGACGGCGGCGGCGCAAAATAAAGGTATTGAGAGATTAGAACAAGCAATTTTGACTACCGTACAAACGGGAAGCGTCAAATCTGCGGATATGGATTTAGCAATTAACCAAAGACAAGCGGCGGCGTTGACACGAGCCAAAATTTCGTTACAACAAGTAATTGAAGCTGTAACTGACACCTTACCGCTAGATTTTTGGACAATAGATTTAAGGGGAGCAATTCAAGCCTTGGGAGAA
- the pyrF gene encoding orotidine-5'-phosphate decarboxylase translates to MPLSQIIVPLDVATETDAIALIDKLPEVTFWKVGLELFVSTGAKVVKILKERQKQVFLDLKLHDIPNTVAGASRAAARYGVDLLTIHSTCGREALKLAHKAIQQGAQESGVAPTRLIAITVLTSLSSRQLAFDLKIPLELPEYALQMALMAQESGLEGAVCSPQEVAQLKDSCGKDFLLVCPGVRPTWAETGDQKRSMTPAQAIALGADYLVIGRPITAAADPKAAWQRICDEIAQA, encoded by the coding sequence ATGCCTTTATCTCAAATCATCGTGCCGCTAGACGTTGCTACCGAAACAGATGCGATCGCATTAATCGACAAGTTGCCAGAAGTTACTTTTTGGAAAGTAGGTTTGGAGTTATTCGTTAGCACTGGCGCTAAAGTGGTAAAAATCCTCAAAGAACGGCAAAAACAAGTGTTTTTAGACCTCAAGCTGCACGATATTCCGAATACCGTTGCCGGAGCAAGTCGGGCGGCGGCGCGGTACGGGGTAGATTTACTCACTATTCATAGTACCTGTGGTAGAGAAGCGCTGAAGTTAGCCCACAAAGCAATTCAACAAGGCGCTCAAGAATCTGGGGTTGCACCAACTAGATTAATTGCCATTACCGTATTAACCAGCCTGTCATCGCGGCAACTTGCCTTTGACTTGAAAATTCCTTTAGAATTGCCAGAATACGCTTTGCAAATGGCTTTAATGGCGCAAGAATCGGGGCTAGAAGGGGCAGTTTGTTCGCCTCAAGAAGTAGCACAACTAAAAGATAGTTGCGGTAAAGATTTTTTGCTAGTTTGTCCTGGTGTGCGCCCAACTTGGGCAGAAACTGGAGATCAAAAGCGCAGTATGACACCCGCTCAAGCGATCGCATTAGGAGCAGATTATTTAGTTATTGGTCGTCCCATTACGGCGGCGGCTGACCCTAAAGCAGCTTGGCAGCGCATTTGTGACGAAATAGCCCAAGCATGA